A single genomic interval of Gossypium raimondii isolate GPD5lz chromosome 11, ASM2569854v1, whole genome shotgun sequence harbors:
- the LOC105804257 gene encoding fasciclin-like arabinogalactan protein 21: MAIPSLTLIIFLALSFLSVSHTTFDQFLTSTSTASTATISAPQQSPFFTISPSPQPPQDHADHSLLPHTSLLAPILSHLGFNELATAAPSLFSDSTSAAAWSGPYTIFAPSDSSVRSCVSCSTPSLLREHMVPGLFTNDYLRKLTFGTKVETLSPGRCLTVTSTANNQKNFTVHKIFIGGVEITQPDLFNNGLLIIHGLQGYISPLSPFSCDVERMTSLSFPFHHGQSQNNQFKQQQNAALMRFMLRDAMLRLRNNGFSVLSLAMKVKYAELIPLINVTIFGLDDVSIFSGSYAYIHSVRFHIVPNQFLTAADLERLPVGTTLPTLDRGQSLVVTTAGEGITKNQLRINYVAIKVADMIRNLNVIVHSIYLPFPHLHPMAAVTDAILGGDQTSTVGGTNGDCEASNEQGQGNCGMSQVNQVATQLKPHMLELEDHHVHDHGL, translated from the coding sequence ATGGCTATTCCCTCTCTCACTCTCATCATCTTCCTCGCTCTCTCCTTCCTCTCCGTCTCCCACACCACTTTCGACCAATTTCTCACCTCCACCTCCACCGCTTCCACTGCCACCATCAGCGCTCCACAACAATCACCCTTCTTCACAATCTCACCTTCGCCTCAACCACCTCAAGATCACGCCGACCACTCGCTCCTCCCCCACACTTCACTCCTTGCACCAATCCTGTCTCATCTCGGCTTCAACGAGCTAGCCACCGCCGCTCCCTCCCTCTTCAGTGACTCTACCTCCGCCGCTGCTTGGTCTGGTCCGTACACTATCTTTGCTCCCTCTGATTCCTCTGTCCGCTCGTGTGTTTCTTGCTCTACTCCTTCCCTCCTCCGTGAACACATGGTTCCTGGCCTCTTCACCAACGATTACCTCCGGAAACTCACCTTCGGTACCAAAGTCGAAACTCTCAGCCCCGGCCGTTGCTTAACCGTTACCTCCACCGCTAACAACCAGAAAAACTTCACCGTTCACAAGATCTTCATCGGCGGAGTTGAAATCACTCAGCCAGATCTGTTCAACAACGGTCTACTCATTATCCACGGCCTCCAAGGCTACATCTCACCTCTCTCGCCTTTCTCTTGTGACGTAGAACGGATGACGTCACTCTCTTTCCCGTTCCACCACGGCCAGAGCCAAAACAACCAATTTAAGCAGCAACAGAATGCGGCTCTGATGCGATTCATGCTTCGAGACGCCATGCTACGGCTGAGAAATAACGGCTTCTCCGTTCTCTCACTAGCTATGAAAGTCAAGTATGCCGAACTCATTCCTCTCATCAATGTCACGATCTTTGGTCTTGATGACGTGTCCATCTTCTCCGGTTCGTACGCTTACATCCACAGTGTAAGATTCCATATCGTGCCAAATCAGTTTTTGACTGCTGCGGATCTGGAGAGACTTCCAGTGGGGACCACGCTGCCGACATTGGACAGAGGGCAGAGTTTGGTGGTGACGACGGCGGGAGAAGGCATTACGAAGAATCAATTGAGGATCAACTATGTGGCGATTAAGGTTGCTGATATGATAAGGAATTTGAATGTTATAGTGCATAGCATTTACCTGCCATTCCCACATCTTCATCCTATGGCTGCGGTGACTGATGCCATTTTAGGTGGAGATCAGACGTCGACGGTGGGAGGAACAAATGGGGATTGTGAAGCTTCGAATGAGCAAGGCCAAGGCAATTGTGGAATGAGCCAGGTGAATCAGGTGGCGACTCAGCTCAAGCCCCACATGCTGGAACTTGAAGACCACCATGTCCATGACCATGGTCTTTGA